The following coding sequences are from one Candidatus Binataceae bacterium window:
- a CDS encoding PfkB family carbohydrate kinase, whose translation MPEDKLDVAGCGSLVVDLFYRTPRIIRAEEKIALDAHRGDGRPERAEVGGLALNHLGWAAALGLETGVFGKLGADRHGEFLRRGMERLGIRQHLTADGSATAFAKIFVDPRGARAIYMARGASAELTPEEIRRRHAGFMRRARIVTTEISQLPLRTVLAILLFARARSIPTVLDVDLPPSDACPMLGTHAELERTLKLATILKPTLAAARELVGNAHAGGARDALRLAAAMRARYQVQAVAITDGERGCAIAARDASLRLPAFAVKAVDTTGAGDAFMGGMLAGLRWGLDWRAIGTLANAAGAVCVGRLGAFPPGFEVRDEIVELFKQALPRCELPAPISARPAARVPLDPSDEVERFLELCLSELGTLRSEIDLGQIRAAVDLIRGAETRGGRLHLTGVGKPEHVARYAASLLCSIGTQATFLHATETLHGSLGQVDPKDVVIAISNSGNTRELREAAVAIKEHGAQLIAVTGNPTSELATLADLVIHAPVKREGGVLGLAPRISVLAEVCVLAALSVALEAARGLTPEQYSRWHRGGALGEVARRLASGRPGRRKLRAL comes from the coding sequence ATGCCTGAAGACAAGCTCGACGTCGCGGGTTGCGGCAGCCTGGTCGTGGACCTGTTCTACCGTACCCCGCGAATCATCCGCGCCGAAGAGAAGATCGCGCTCGATGCCCATCGTGGCGACGGCCGACCGGAACGGGCAGAGGTTGGGGGGCTCGCGCTCAACCATCTCGGGTGGGCCGCCGCCCTTGGCTTGGAAACCGGCGTCTTCGGCAAGCTCGGCGCCGACCGCCACGGCGAATTTCTGCGCCGCGGGATGGAACGGCTCGGCATCCGCCAGCATCTGACCGCCGACGGCTCGGCCACGGCGTTCGCCAAGATTTTCGTTGACCCACGCGGCGCCCGCGCGATCTATATGGCGCGCGGCGCAAGCGCGGAGCTCACGCCCGAGGAGATTCGCCGCCGCCACGCCGGCTTCATGCGGCGCGCCCGGATCGTGACCACCGAAATCTCGCAGCTCCCGCTGCGAACGGTGCTCGCGATCCTGCTCTTCGCCCGCGCGCGCTCGATCCCGACCGTGCTCGACGTCGACCTGCCGCCCTCCGACGCTTGCCCGATGCTGGGCACGCACGCCGAGCTCGAGCGGACGCTCAAGCTCGCGACGATCCTCAAGCCTACGCTGGCGGCCGCGCGCGAACTGGTCGGAAACGCGCACGCGGGCGGCGCGCGCGACGCGCTGCGGCTGGCCGCGGCCATGCGCGCGCGCTACCAGGTCCAGGCCGTAGCGATCACCGATGGCGAGCGCGGATGCGCGATCGCGGCGCGCGACGCGTCGCTCAGGCTGCCAGCATTCGCAGTGAAGGCCGTCGATACGACCGGAGCCGGCGACGCCTTCATGGGAGGGATGCTGGCGGGGCTGCGATGGGGCCTCGACTGGCGCGCGATCGGCACGCTCGCCAACGCGGCAGGGGCGGTGTGCGTAGGGCGGTTGGGCGCCTTTCCGCCTGGCTTCGAAGTCCGCGATGAAATCGTCGAGCTGTTCAAGCAGGCACTACCCCGCTGCGAACTGCCCGCGCCGATCAGCGCGCGCCCAGCAGCCCGCGTGCCGCTCGATCCCTCCGACGAGGTCGAGCGCTTCCTTGAGCTGTGCCTGAGTGAACTTGGCACGCTGCGGAGCGAAATCGATCTCGGCCAGATACGCGCTGCGGTCGACCTGATCCGCGGCGCGGAGACGCGCGGCGGCCGTCTCCATCTTACCGGCGTCGGCAAACCCGAGCACGTCGCGCGCTACGCGGCGAGTCTGCTGTGCTCGATTGGCACGCAGGCGACTTTTCTACACGCGACCGAAACTTTGCACGGCAGCCTCGGCCAGGTCGATCCCAAGGACGTCGTTATCGCCATTTCCAACAGCGGCAACACGCGTGAGCTGCGCGAGGCAGCCGTCGCAATCAAGGAACATGGCGCGCAGCTCATCGCGGTCACCGGTAATCCGACCTCCGAGCTGGCGACGCTCGCCGACCTCGTGATCCATGCGCCGGTCAAGCGCGAAGGCGGCGTGCTGGGCCTCGCGCCCCGCATCAGCGTGCTCGCCGAGGTATGCGTACTCGCCGCATTGTCGGTCGCGCTGGAAGCCGCGCGCGGGCTTACGCCCGAGCAGTACAGCCGATGGCACCGCGGGGGCGCGCTCGGTGAGGTCGCCCGCCGGCTGGCCTCCGGACGGCCGGGCAGGCGCAAATTGCGCGCGCTCTGA
- a CDS encoding dihydrodipicolinate synthase family protein → MANSTGVRLVGRRGAPRVGARPAPADYVPAPGLSVPVVTILDPAGNVLEDEQRAVVRWAVQEGAGADIIFAAGTTGEWDRLDNPRRQQIARVVTDECRRIAAAGTVVEAWIGITARTRAETLENLDYAMELGAEAAVVAPLSIGDADDPVAFVNREIDALFERRGRQIPIFLYDNAEIAAPGRPPHMHTRDVKQMSRMEYVRGVKVTAGKAVLGNYTRAVSHFNRGGDFAIYAGDPYLIFDLFAPPQGIRGWARHYWNRYWTRDSLPYGIVAGPANVMPREWQRALRVCRHGDLALMNRYAGVLGEFRAACQFVRRGSAVRPTLACLKTALVEMGICRSAALAPGTPALEESERREFARRFKELRRRAAATLEPGWLSHQEPERSALRSARENA, encoded by the coding sequence GTGGCGAACTCCACGGGAGTGAGACTAGTCGGACGGCGCGGCGCCCCGCGCGTCGGCGCAAGGCCCGCGCCTGCGGACTACGTGCCTGCGCCCGGGCTTTCCGTGCCGGTGGTCACGATCTTGGACCCCGCGGGCAACGTGCTCGAAGATGAGCAGCGTGCGGTGGTGCGATGGGCGGTGCAGGAAGGCGCCGGCGCCGACATTATCTTCGCCGCCGGCACCACCGGCGAGTGGGATCGGCTCGACAATCCGCGCCGCCAGCAGATCGCGCGCGTCGTGACCGACGAGTGCCGCCGGATCGCCGCCGCCGGAACCGTGGTCGAGGCGTGGATCGGGATCACCGCCCGCACCCGCGCCGAGACGCTGGAGAACCTCGACTACGCGATGGAGCTCGGCGCCGAGGCGGCGGTGGTCGCGCCGCTATCGATTGGCGACGCGGATGACCCGGTCGCCTTCGTCAACCGCGAGATCGACGCGCTGTTCGAGCGTCGCGGACGCCAAATCCCGATCTTCCTCTACGACAATGCCGAGATCGCGGCGCCCGGGCGGCCGCCGCACATGCATACGCGCGACGTCAAGCAGATGAGCCGGATGGAATATGTGCGCGGAGTGAAGGTAACGGCGGGCAAGGCGGTGCTCGGCAACTACACGCGCGCGGTCTCGCACTTCAACCGCGGCGGCGACTTCGCGATCTACGCGGGTGACCCCTACCTCATCTTTGACCTCTTTGCGCCGCCGCAGGGGATACGCGGATGGGCGCGCCACTACTGGAACCGCTACTGGACGCGCGACTCGCTGCCCTACGGGATCGTGGCGGGGCCTGCCAACGTGATGCCGCGCGAGTGGCAACGGGCGCTGAGAGTCTGCCGCCACGGCGACCTCGCTCTGATGAATCGCTACGCGGGGGTGCTCGGAGAATTCCGCGCCGCCTGCCAGTTCGTCCGTCGCGGGAGTGCCGTGCGCCCCACGCTGGCGTGCCTCAAGACCGCGCTGGTCGAGATGGGAATATGCCGAAGCGCGGCGCTCGCGCCCGGCACTCCAGCGCTCGAGGAAAGCGAGCGGCGCGAGTTCGCACGCCGCTTCAAGGAGCTGCGCCGGCGCGCGGCGGCCACGCTGGAGCCGGGATGGCTAAGCCATCAGGAGCCCGAGCGTTCCGCGCTGCGGAGCGCTCGCGAAAATGCCTGA
- the rpmE gene encoding 50S ribosomal protein L31 translates to MKPGIHPEYRRSVVTCACGNTFETRSTTNEIHVEVCSRCHPFYTGQQRLVDTAGRVERFKRKYGLK, encoded by the coding sequence ATGAAACCCGGGATTCATCCTGAATATCGGCGCAGTGTCGTGACCTGCGCCTGCGGCAACACGTTCGAGACCCGCTCGACGACGAACGAGATCCACGTCGAGGTCTGCTCGCGCTGCCACCCCTTCTATACCGGCCAGCAGCGGCTGGTCGATACCGCCGGCCGGGTCGAACGCTTCAAGCGCAAGTACGGCCTGAAGTAG
- the prfA gene encoding peptide chain release factor 1: protein MLDKLKGIEERFAELEQRLSDPAVIANNREYAQLARERASLQEVIGAIREYRRTLDDVAEHRAVLEGDDPELRELAKAELPALQRRQAELEERIRTLIAPRDPNDERNVLLEIRAGTGGEEASLFASELFRMYSRYAERHRWKVETLSLSTTGLGGIKEVVASINGPGAYSRLKFEGGVHRVQRVPATEASGRIHTSAVTVAVLPEADEVEVNINEEKDLRIDVMRASGPGGQSVNTTDSAVRITHIPSGMVIVCRDEKSQHKNKARALKILRARLLERARAEQEAKIAETRRSMVGSGDRSERIRTYNFPQSRVTDHRINLTLHQLDQVLDGALDPIIDALTTHEQAQALSA, encoded by the coding sequence ATGCTCGACAAACTCAAAGGAATCGAAGAGCGCTTCGCTGAGCTCGAGCAGCGCCTGAGCGATCCCGCGGTCATTGCCAACAACCGCGAGTACGCACAGCTCGCGCGCGAGCGCGCCTCGCTCCAGGAAGTGATCGGCGCGATTCGCGAGTATCGCCGAACGCTCGACGACGTCGCCGAGCATCGCGCGGTGCTCGAAGGCGATGACCCCGAGCTGCGCGAGCTGGCCAAGGCCGAGCTGCCGGCGCTCCAGCGCCGCCAGGCCGAGCTCGAAGAGCGCATCCGCACTCTGATCGCTCCGCGCGATCCCAACGACGAGCGCAACGTGCTGCTGGAGATCCGTGCCGGCACAGGCGGCGAGGAGGCCTCGCTCTTCGCCAGCGAGCTGTTCCGGATGTATTCGCGCTACGCCGAGCGCCATCGATGGAAGGTCGAGACGCTGAGCCTGAGCACGACCGGGCTGGGCGGGATCAAGGAGGTCGTGGCCTCGATCAACGGACCGGGCGCCTACAGCCGGCTGAAGTTCGAGGGCGGCGTCCATCGCGTGCAGCGCGTGCCCGCCACTGAGGCCTCCGGACGCATCCACACCTCGGCGGTCACCGTCGCGGTGTTGCCCGAGGCGGACGAAGTCGAGGTCAACATCAACGAGGAGAAGGACCTGCGGATCGACGTGATGCGCGCCTCGGGGCCGGGCGGGCAGAGCGTCAACACCACCGACTCTGCCGTGCGCATCACCCACATCCCGAGCGGAATGGTGATCGTGTGCCGCGACGAAAAGTCGCAGCACAAGAACAAGGCGCGCGCGCTCAAGATCCTGCGCGCGCGGCTGCTCGAGCGGGCGCGCGCCGAGCAGGAGGCCAAGATCGCCGAGACGCGGCGCTCGATGGTCGGCAGCGGTGATCGCTCAGAGCGCATCCGCACCTACAACTTTCCGCAGTCGCGCGTCACCGACCATCGCATCAACCTGACTCTCCATCAGCTCGACCAGGTGCTTGACGGCGCGCTCGATCCGATAATCGACGCGCTGACCACCCACGAGCAGGCGCAGGCGCTCAGCGCCTGA
- the prmC gene encoding peptide chain release factor N(5)-glutamine methyltransferase, with amino-acid sequence MAAALQDAAARLARAGIETARLDAEVLMAEAAGVARTALAAGAARPDAGALARFEAMVARRAAREPLAYVVGHREFFSLDFEVNPAVLIPRPETETVVECALDFLSGRAEASVLDLGTGSGAIAVAIAVNAPQARVVATDISEVSLEVAQRNARSHRCADRIRFVAGDCYGALEHGWDGGPFDLIVSNPPYVAEAEADTLAPEVREFEPRAALVGGPDPLVFYRRIASGLERWLHCRGEVIVEVGAGQARAVARIFETAGCVNFAIVRDLAGVERVVRARRAGGNVEPSRAA; translated from the coding sequence TTGGCGGCCGCATTGCAGGATGCCGCAGCGCGGCTGGCGCGGGCCGGGATCGAGACTGCCCGGCTTGACGCCGAAGTCTTGATGGCCGAAGCCGCGGGCGTGGCGCGCACGGCGCTCGCTGCCGGCGCGGCGCGACCCGACGCCGGCGCACTCGCGCGGTTCGAGGCGATGGTTGCGCGGCGGGCGGCGCGCGAACCGCTCGCCTACGTCGTTGGCCATCGCGAATTTTTCTCGCTGGACTTCGAGGTCAATCCGGCGGTGCTGATTCCGCGTCCGGAGACCGAGACGGTCGTCGAATGCGCGCTGGATTTTCTCTCCGGCCGGGCCGAAGCGAGCGTGCTCGACCTCGGCACCGGCTCGGGCGCGATCGCGGTGGCGATAGCGGTCAACGCGCCACAAGCGCGGGTTGTGGCCACGGATATATCTGAAGTATCGCTCGAAGTGGCGCAACGCAACGCGCGGAGCCATCGATGCGCCGACCGGATCAGGTTCGTTGCGGGCGACTGCTACGGCGCCCTGGAGCACGGATGGGATGGCGGACCATTCGACCTGATCGTCTCCAACCCACCCTATGTGGCCGAGGCAGAAGCGGATACGCTGGCGCCGGAGGTGCGCGAGTTCGAACCGCGCGCCGCGCTCGTCGGCGGCCCAGACCCGCTTGTCTTCTATCGCCGAATCGCAAGCGGCCTTGAACGCTGGCTTCATTGCCGGGGTGAAGTGATAGTTGAGGTCGGTGCGGGGCAAGCGCGTGCGGTGGCGAGGATCTTTGAGACCGCCGGATGCGTCAATTTCGCGATAGTGCGCGACCTGGCCGGCGTCGAGCGTGTGGTGCGCGCGCGCCGCGCGGGCGGGAATGTCGAGCCAAGCCGCGCTGCGTAG
- the murA gene encoding UDP-N-acetylglucosamine 1-carboxyvinyltransferase, translating to MDKMIIHGGRPLRGTVALAGSKNATLPCLIAALLTDEPVAIHNVPRLRDVRTALDLLARLGVESRWTGEHELEVCAHAVASHEAPYELVKTMRASFLVLGPLLARVGRARVSTPGGCAIGARPVNLHIAGIRTLGARIQMRHGYVEAHAESLRGARVWLDTPSVGATENIMMAAVRARGRTLIENAAREPEVRDLARMLSAMGAQISGAGTHVIEIEGVERLHGAEHTVIRDRIEAGSLMTAAAITGGDLVIRDAPVDDLEAVVAKLREAGATVEPVEGGLRVARPGALRPVELRTLPYPGFPTDLQAQMMALLTQAEGTSVITETIFENRFMHALELMRMGADIVMKGPTAVVRGPTRLGGAPVMATDLRASMGLILAGLAADNSTELSRVYHLDRGYEALDLKLRALGAAIERVPAEEAA from the coding sequence ATGGACAAGATGATTATCCACGGCGGGCGGCCGTTGCGCGGAACGGTCGCGCTGGCCGGGAGCAAGAACGCCACGCTGCCGTGTCTTATCGCCGCGCTGCTCACCGACGAGCCGGTCGCGATCCACAACGTGCCGCGTCTGCGCGACGTGAGAACCGCGCTTGACCTGCTGGCGCGCCTGGGCGTCGAGTCGCGATGGACCGGCGAGCACGAGCTGGAAGTCTGCGCGCACGCGGTCGCCTCGCACGAGGCGCCCTACGAACTGGTCAAGACGATGCGCGCCTCGTTTCTGGTGCTGGGGCCGCTGCTGGCGCGCGTCGGCCGCGCGCGGGTCTCGACGCCGGGCGGATGCGCGATCGGGGCACGGCCGGTCAATCTGCATATCGCCGGCATCCGCACGCTTGGCGCGCGGATCCAGATGCGCCACGGCTACGTCGAGGCGCACGCCGAGAGCCTGCGCGGGGCGCGGGTGTGGCTTGATACGCCGTCAGTCGGTGCGACCGAGAACATCATGATGGCGGCGGTGCGCGCGCGCGGCCGCACGCTCATCGAAAACGCCGCGCGCGAGCCCGAAGTCCGCGACCTTGCGCGGATGCTGTCCGCGATGGGCGCGCAAATTAGCGGCGCGGGCACCCACGTCATCGAGATCGAAGGCGTCGAGCGCTTGCACGGCGCCGAACACACGGTGATCCGCGACCGCATCGAGGCCGGTTCACTGATGACGGCGGCGGCGATTACCGGTGGCGACCTCGTGATCCGCGACGCTCCGGTGGACGACCTCGAAGCGGTCGTCGCCAAGCTTCGCGAGGCCGGCGCGACGGTCGAGCCGGTGGAGGGCGGGCTGCGCGTGGCGCGCCCCGGCGCGCTGCGCCCGGTCGAGCTGCGCACGCTGCCCTACCCGGGCTTTCCCACCGATCTCCAGGCGCAGATGATGGCGCTGCTGACCCAGGCCGAGGGCACCTCAGTTATCACCGAAACCATCTTCGAGAACCGCTTCATGCACGCGCTCGAACTGATGCGGATGGGCGCGGATATCGTGATGAAGGGGCCGACCGCGGTGGTGCGCGGCCCAACGCGCCTGGGCGGGGCGCCGGTGATGGCGACCGACCTGCGCGCCAGCATGGGGCTTATCCTGGCCGGGCTCGCCGCCGACAATAGCACCGAGCTCAGCCGCGTGTACCATCTCGACCGCGGCTACGAGGCGCTCGACTTGAAGCTGCGCGCGCTGGGCGCGGCGATCGAGCGCGTGCCGGCCGAGGAAGCCGCGTGA
- the hisD gene encoding histidinol dehydrogenase → MKILSARGAEFRRFLAALLARRGGGGRALERAVARIVADVRRRGDRALLELTAKFDRVKLSPARLRVRPAELEAARRALAPAERRALELAARRIRDFHRRTLDASFSYHDGLGMRLGQIVRPLERVGIYVPGGQGAYPSTVLMNAIAARVAGVREVVMVSPPSPAGESAAVLAAAAIAGVDEFYRVGGAQAVAALAFGTRRIRPVDKIVGPGNAWVQAAKRMVFGVVDIDKVAGPSEVLVIADATARPEWVAADLAAQAEHGSGDEAAILLTPSRATAERVAAALECVLVDLPRAAAVRRVFARRGALVVVASLAEAFEIANRIAPEHLELDLRHAPRWLGRVRAAGAVFVGGLSPAPLGDYLAGPNHVLPTGGAARFASPLGAYDFLARTSIIEASRRALGELGPAVARLARMEGFEGHARAVELRLEPRAPTRQAGRRH, encoded by the coding sequence GTGAAGATTCTAAGCGCGCGCGGCGCCGAGTTCCGCCGCTTCCTTGCCGCGCTGCTCGCGCGGCGGGGCGGCGGCGGGCGTGCCCTGGAGCGCGCGGTGGCGCGGATCGTAGCCGACGTCCGTCGCCGCGGCGATCGCGCGCTTCTTGAGCTGACAGCGAAATTCGACCGCGTGAAGCTTTCGCCCGCGCGCCTGCGCGTGCGCCCGGCCGAGCTCGAAGCGGCGCGCCGCGCGCTTGCGCCCGCCGAGCGCCGCGCGCTCGAACTCGCCGCCCGCCGTATCCGCGACTTTCATCGCCGCACCCTCGACGCTTCGTTCAGCTACCATGACGGGCTGGGGATGCGCCTCGGCCAGATCGTGCGGCCGCTCGAGCGCGTCGGCATCTACGTGCCTGGAGGGCAGGGTGCCTACCCCTCGACCGTGCTGATGAACGCGATAGCGGCGCGAGTCGCCGGCGTGCGCGAGGTCGTGATGGTGTCGCCGCCGTCGCCCGCGGGCGAATCGGCCGCGGTGCTCGCGGCTGCGGCGATTGCGGGCGTCGATGAGTTCTACCGGGTCGGTGGCGCGCAGGCGGTCGCCGCGCTGGCCTTCGGTACGCGCAGGATCCGCCCGGTGGACAAGATCGTCGGGCCGGGCAACGCCTGGGTGCAGGCGGCCAAGCGGATGGTGTTCGGCGTGGTCGACATCGACAAGGTCGCGGGACCGAGTGAGGTGTTGGTGATCGCCGACGCCACCGCACGGCCCGAATGGGTCGCCGCCGACCTTGCCGCGCAGGCTGAGCATGGCTCGGGCGACGAGGCGGCGATTCTGCTGACGCCCTCGCGCGCGACGGCCGAGCGGGTCGCCGCGGCGCTCGAGTGCGTGCTTGTGGATCTTCCGCGGGCGGCGGCGGTCAGACGCGTCTTTGCGCGGCGCGGCGCGCTGGTCGTGGTCGCAAGCCTCGCCGAAGCCTTCGAGATAGCCAACCGCATCGCACCCGAGCATCTGGAGCTTGACCTCCGGCACGCGCCGCGATGGCTTGGGCGGGTGCGCGCGGCGGGCGCCGTCTTCGTCGGCGGGCTCAGCCCGGCGCCGCTAGGCGATTACCTCGCGGGGCCGAATCACGTGCTGCCCACCGGCGGCGCCGCGCGCTTCGCCTCGCCGCTGGGCGCGTACGATTTTCTCGCCCGCACCAGTATAATCGAAGCCTCGCGGCGGGCGCTCGGCGAACTGGGACCGGCGGTCGCGCGGCTGGCGCGGATGGAGGGCTTCGAGGGGCATGCGCGTGCGGTCGAGCTGCGGCTTGAGCCGCGCGCGCCGACGCGGCAAGCTGGGCGGCGGCACTGA
- the hisB gene encoding imidazoleglycerol-phosphate dehydratase HisB, with the protein METKANNQKTAARRRRPSAGANGSTAGAPRAATVERKTRETEIRAALQLDGAGRSTIATGVPFLDHMLESFARHGFFDLELHARGDLHIDEHHTVEDVGIVLGRAFRQALGDRAGIRRFGEAMVPLDEALCSAVVDISGRSFLAYNVPIVQERVGSFQTELVHDFMKALSDEVGMNLHLNLVGGRNPHHIIEALFKALARAMDQATAREPRVAGALSTKGTLSL; encoded by the coding sequence ATGGAGACCAAAGCCAACAACCAGAAGACGGCGGCCAGGCGCCGGCGCCCATCGGCGGGCGCCAACGGCTCGACGGCCGGCGCGCCGCGCGCGGCGACCGTCGAGCGCAAGACGCGCGAGACCGAGATCCGCGCCGCGCTCCAGCTCGACGGCGCCGGCCGCAGCACAATTGCCACCGGCGTCCCGTTCCTTGACCATATGCTCGAGAGCTTCGCCCGCCACGGCTTCTTCGACCTCGAACTGCACGCGCGCGGCGATCTCCATATCGACGAACACCACACGGTCGAGGACGTCGGAATCGTGCTCGGGCGCGCCTTTCGCCAGGCGCTCGGCGACCGCGCCGGGATCCGCCGCTTCGGCGAAGCGATGGTGCCGCTGGACGAGGCGCTGTGCTCGGCGGTGGTCGACATCAGCGGGCGCAGCTTCCTCGCCTACAATGTGCCGATCGTGCAGGAGCGCGTGGGCAGCTTCCAGACCGAGCTGGTACACGACTTCATGAAGGCGTTGAGCGACGAGGTCGGGATGAACCTCCATCTCAACCTTGTCGGCGGGCGCAACCCGCACCACATCATCGAGGCGCTGTTCAAGGCGCTGGCACGCGCGATGGACCAGGCGACGGCGCGCGAGCCGCGCGTCGCAGGCGCGCTCTCCACCAAGGGCACGCTGTCGTTGTAG
- a CDS encoding HisA/HisF-related TIM barrel protein — translation MFEKFTVIPAIDLKDGAVVRLWQGKMDRATVYGSDPAATARGFAEAGAEIIHVVDLDGAAIGAPRNLAALRTIRTVAGCALDFSGGLRTIESVREAFAAGADYVSIGSAAILNRQLLDDACREFPARILGSLDVRDGRLAIRGWRETSALGVNEALERFRSAGVAAVILTDIARDGTERGVDAEMYAGVGRAAGIPVIASGGVARLEDIVELRRMFAHGVAGVITGRALYEGRFGLAQAIAAAQ, via the coding sequence TTGTTCGAGAAGTTCACCGTCATTCCGGCGATCGACCTCAAGGACGGCGCCGTCGTGCGCCTGTGGCAGGGCAAGATGGACCGCGCGACCGTGTACGGCAGCGACCCGGCGGCGACTGCGCGCGGCTTCGCCGAAGCGGGAGCGGAGATAATCCACGTCGTCGATCTCGACGGCGCGGCGATCGGCGCGCCACGCAACCTCGCCGCGCTGCGCACGATTCGGACGGTGGCGGGATGCGCGCTCGACTTCAGCGGTGGTCTTCGCACGATCGAGTCGGTGCGCGAAGCGTTTGCCGCCGGCGCCGACTACGTCTCCATCGGCTCGGCCGCAATCCTCAATCGGCAATTGCTCGACGACGCCTGCCGCGAATTCCCGGCGCGCATCCTCGGCTCGCTCGACGTACGCGATGGGCGGTTGGCGATCCGCGGATGGCGCGAGACGAGCGCGCTCGGCGTCAACGAGGCGCTCGAACGTTTCCGCAGCGCGGGTGTCGCAGCAGTGATCCTGACCGACATTGCGCGCGACGGGACCGAGCGCGGCGTCGATGCCGAGATGTATGCGGGGGTCGGGCGCGCGGCGGGAATCCCCGTCATCGCCTCGGGCGGGGTTGCGCGACTCGAAGATATCGTTGAGTTGCGCCGGATGTTCGCGCATGGCGTAGCCGGCGTTATCACCGGGCGCGCGCTTTACGAGGGGCGGTTCGGACTCGCGCAGGCAATTGCAGCGGCGCAATAG
- a CDS encoding pilus assembly protein TadG-related protein, with translation MNRRSRWSCGQMMVVLTLVLPVLLGAVGLGADIGILYLNWAQIQKAADAAALAAAQHLTGSTATTDNTAVENVGQQYAQLNGVSGADTINVAPAADEKSVTVTVSRTVPYYFLKLVGVQSGLVTARALAGIVPSSVSCGVMPIGLPCAQTSYGPTPGQGDNTCGGAYDLYQSIGLDSDWTLSTGVPGNWELLQIGGPGGKTIEQNIANPSTDVGVTPGQWLSTKPGGTVGDVVNGMNARMDGQSLLPAPQQGQSIPTPSPQIILVPLVDYTQATKNGQSTVPVLGFVTMWVTNIRQGGNGPVLTATVIPPVPGCGLAPTPGQTPNNGLYQAILCPDSGCPVFPSSAWPT, from the coding sequence ATGAACAGGCGCTCGCGCTGGTCCTGTGGTCAGATGATGGTCGTTCTGACGCTCGTGCTTCCCGTCCTGCTCGGCGCTGTAGGGCTGGGAGCGGACATCGGGATTCTTTACCTGAACTGGGCACAGATTCAAAAGGCAGCCGACGCGGCGGCGTTAGCAGCTGCGCAACACCTGACCGGCAGCACAGCGACCACCGACAATACGGCTGTGGAGAATGTCGGCCAGCAATACGCTCAGCTAAATGGAGTATCCGGCGCCGACACGATCAATGTTGCCCCCGCCGCCGATGAAAAGTCGGTCACGGTGACTGTGTCGCGTACGGTACCCTATTATTTTCTGAAGCTGGTCGGCGTTCAGTCGGGTTTGGTCACTGCGAGGGCGCTCGCCGGTATAGTTCCCAGTAGCGTTTCATGTGGGGTGATGCCGATCGGGCTTCCATGCGCGCAGACTAGTTACGGGCCGACACCCGGACAGGGTGACAATACTTGCGGTGGCGCGTACGACCTTTATCAGTCCATCGGGCTCGACTCCGATTGGACACTTTCGACGGGTGTGCCTGGCAACTGGGAATTGCTGCAGATTGGTGGACCCGGCGGCAAAACCATAGAACAGAACATTGCCAACCCTTCGACAGACGTTGGCGTGACACCGGGACAGTGGCTCAGCACCAAGCCCGGTGGAACGGTTGGCGACGTGGTTAATGGCATGAATGCTCGAATGGATGGGCAGAGCTTGCTGCCAGCGCCGCAGCAGGGGCAAAGCATACCTACACCTAGCCCGCAGATAATTCTGGTGCCATTGGTTGATTACACTCAAGCGACAAAGAACGGTCAGTCCACAGTACCTGTATTGGGCTTCGTTACGATGTGGGTGACCAACATCCGTCAGGGCGGCAATGGCCCGGTGTTAACGGCTACGGTAATTCCACCGGTCCCCGGTTGCGGGCTTGCCCCGACGCCAGGCCAGACTCCGAACAATGGTCTCTACCAAGCGATTCTATGCCCTGACTCTGGATGTCCCGTGTTTCCCAGCAGTGCTTGGCCGACCTGA